The sequence AGTAACATAATAAGCATTTTGCCACAAAtatatctataaaaaaaaatcttttttatttTGAGTCTTTAAACCGTCTACCTCAcaaaaccataaccctaactctcAATCACAAAATCCTAACCCTAGTCTTAGTGCTCATTCAAATAATCATATCTTGAAccattaatttttttgtttgcatTGTATCAATCATTATAGAAATCAGGTATGAAGATCGAAAAATGTCTTAAGCCATATATTAAACTAGACAAATAGCAACAAAAAGAATAAATGTATGAAACAAGATAGAGGGGTaagttaaattttttttgcaaaaaagttGGCATTGACAAATGAGTCACATCCCCATAAGGTTTATGAAGACCTTAGTTGCTCAAAATTTCACAAACCTGTAAGTGTTTTTGTGCCAACAAACACATTTGTAGTAGTCGTTGACTATCTATTTGGAACAGAGAAGAGAAAGTGTGGCCTACAAAATATAAAATtctatcaaaataagaaaaaaaataatgcaatgataaaaCAACATATATAAACTTTACACAACGCCATGACTGTCTACTATCTTGATTGTGTATTGTGTATATCATCCTAATTGCCATGTCCCCTTTCATACTTGATATAGTGCCTTAAAACATAACCATGTGGTGGTAGAGGATGGATGTATGAATACAAGAAAGGTAACAATGTGAGTCATGGGTAGTGAATAACATAGAAAATATTAGGGTTATAAATTATATAGTATAAGGTAAGTTTTTATTAATTTATAGATTTTAATCATTTAGTGATAGAATGTAATTTGTTTCAATAttagataattaaaaaataaatatagattaaatttatttaattattggcgTTATATTGTACAAGTAAATAATATAAGGTGTTCAAATATGTGTTAGGAAGTGATTTTTTTTGTGACAATATGTTCAAGTAATAGTATAAGTGTGAACAAAGACTAATGTGTTAATCAACTACGATGGGGTAGACAATTAGAAAACTGACATTTTAGACACTTTTTACAACTACATTTAATACAACTATAAAAAATAATGATGATAACCCAAAACCTTAGTTATAAACAATTAATTAGTCATAAAAGACCCTATAAATTTTTTATTCGTTTTCAACTTTCTAATGTCTGTTTTTGAAGTACAAATTTGAAGTGCATGATTACTAAATCCTCTCCTAAATTGAAAATTTACAGGTTGGATTTTTGTGATGTCTTCAATTTACTTAATTGAACAAGACTTTTGGAATGGGCAACAACATGGTTGCAAGTTGCGCAAGATTCCTTTCTTCAAAGTACAGACATGCTTTTGCTTTCTAAGTGGGAATGGGGTCCACCTCTCACATGCTTCTGCACTCCTTCTGCCCTGTCCATGGTACAAACCACAATTCCCTTGCTTATTTTTAATAATCTTAAATACCTCCTCTTATTAACTTTCGACCAGGCATAGCATATACCAAGATGCTTCTAAATTCTTTTACCCGTTTCTTAAATGCTTATATGATAATCTTCTACCCGTAAAAGATTCGTCCCTACATTCGGTGTCCATTTGATTGTAATTATGACTTCAAACTAATTTAAGTATATTTTAATAATGATAGCCAAACCGGCATCAGATACATGGATGGTCAATACCCTCCTCTTTTATATACATCGCACTGGAGCTCCTCAACAACCACCCTGCATTCGTTAGTATTTTTTGGTTTTGGGTTATTGAATTTTTGCTTCTGTGTTCAGTTCAAATACCATTTCATGGATTTAACTTCTTCTAGCGAACCAGAGATAATCAGACCATACGATGTATTTATTAATCATCACGGAGCTGACGTCAAGCACAGTCTCGCCGCATCTATCTATATGGCACTAAGTAATCAAGGAGTGAGGGTTTTTTTAAACTACGAGAAGCTGGCTCTGGGCGATATCGTGACAAGCGCAATAGAAGAAGCGATGGGTAGTGCTCGTCTCTTCATTGCCATTTTTTCTCGTCGCTATGCCGCATCCTGCTGGTGTTTGGATGAGCTATCCTTCATGGTCCAAACTGGCACAAAAATCATTCCCATTTTTTATCATGTTAATCCCACCGACCTCAGATGGGCTGATCATGAGATAGGAATCTATGGAGATGCACTCTCACAGCATGAAATTTGTGGTAGATGCACGCCAGAGAAGCTTGAAGAGTGGATGGAAGCGCTCCGCACCGTGTCATTTCTCAAGGGTTTTGTTATTTATGATCCAGAGTAAGTATCAAATTACTTTATTtctatcaaaacaaatattttagATTTCTAGTTTTGATCCaagttttttgtatttttaatacaTTTTCCACTGGGTGATGCACGATTCGTTTTTGCCATAAATATTTAGGGATGAGAAGAGGGCGATTAAGGATATCGTTGAGGAAACATTAAGGCATATGAAGAAAGAGTCAATACAGGAAGACACATATGCAGTTGGTCTGGATAAAACTGTAGTTGACTTTGAAGAATCTACATCCCAATCTCCACAAAGCCAGCGGAATATACAGATTGTTGGAATTGTGGGTATGGGCGGATGTGGTAAAACAACTCTGGCGAAAGAGTTGTATAAGAGAAAAAGCTCTTCATTCGACGGCTCAAGTTTTATTTCTGAAGTGCGAAATGTATCCAAAAAAGATTTGCCTAACTTATACAAGATACTGGTAGCGGACCTGCTCGGTGATTTGGAAGGTTTCACAATTGACGATATAATTCTGAAATCAAAACGCGTACTCATTGTTTTGGATGACATCGATTATGAGTACCAACTGGAGGCTCTCATGGTTGGAAAGGACAGCCTTGGACCAGGCAGCTTCATTATTATTACAACAAGGGATAAAGGCATTCTTAAACATTATGACAGTTCAATCGAAATTTATAAAATGAAACCTATGGGTTTGCATGATGCACAGCAGCTTTTTTCTTGGCATGCTTTTAACAAAATCTCTCCAGAGCCGGGCTTTGAAGATCTAGCTGGAAAGTTCATAAATGCTTGCAACGGATTACCTTTGACTCTTAAAGATTTAGGAGGTCTTCTTCGTGGCCAGGGGAAGGATTTCTGGGAATCTCAATCAAGAATCATCTCCAGATTGGTGACGAAAGAAGTCAAGGACAGGCTAAAACTAAGCTATGATGCATTAGACGAAGAAAGAAGGAATATATTTTTGGATATAGCTTGTTTCTATGATGGCAAAGATAAAGATTTGACCCTCTCTGTGTGGGAGCAGTCAGGATGGCATGGCGACCGCAGTCTATACACACTTGTAGATAAGTCCCTTGTTGAGATTGACAATTTCAACCGCATAAGAATGCATATTCAACTTCGTGATTTGGGTAGACAAATAGCTCTCGAGGAGATTCCCTGCCGTTTATTCTCTGACGAGCCAAAAAAACCTGTAGAGGTGAGCTTCAGAATTTTTTGTGTTCAAAAGTTGTTGACTGTCTTTGCTTTCACCCGACTGAACAGTTTCCAAAAGTTTCATTTAAACCGTTGCCATGCATCTATCCGATTTCACACTAGTTTCTTCATCCTAAATCGGCTTTATCCAATGTTGCAGGATTACCCAGATGATCAATTTGATACAGTATTTCAAATATGGATCAGCGACAATGAAAAAAATCCAGTGGTAAGTTACATTTCTCTTGGCATATATCTTCACACTTTTCTACAAAGTGTTTTCTATCTGCTGTAAAACTGAAACTTTTGGTTCCCATTTGATTGGCGTAGCTATTTTTGGAGGATTGAATATGCGTTTATTGCTATTGTTACAAAGTTGTAATACATCCTCCCCCAAAATTTGGTTGATCCGTGCCTTACAGGCTCTTAAAACTAGAGGCGATTACATAAAGGGTGAAAAGAGTGATCAGACAAGACTGTTGAAATGGCTTGTGTGGTACGATTGTCCACAGTCCAGCATTCCTTCTGGGATTTCGCtggaaaatttaaaaattttacatCTTAGAAATGTTTTCTTTAATAAGTTATGGCTTCATGATGCAAaggtattattttttttgtttatttgtaaTACGCCATTTTCttcttaatttatttttaaagGAACATCTAACTCGATCTTTTTCATTATCTTTGCCAAAGTGCAGCTTCCTGAGCTTTTGGAGGAGCTGA is a genomic window of Cryptomeria japonica chromosome 7, Sugi_1.0, whole genome shotgun sequence containing:
- the LOC131056828 gene encoding disease resistance protein RUN1-like produces the protein MDGQYPPLLYTSHWSSSTTTLHSLVFFGFGLLNFCFCVQFKYHFMDLTSSSEPEIIRPYDVFINHHGADVKHSLAASIYMALSNQGVRVFLNYEKLALGDIVTSAIEEAMGSARLFIAIFSRRYAASCWCLDELSFMVQTGTKIIPIFYHVNPTDLRWADHEIGIYGDALSQHEICGRCTPEKLEEWMEALRTVSFLKGFVIYDPEDEKRAIKDIVEETLRHMKKESIQEDTYAVGLDKTVVDFEESTSQSPQSQRNIQIVGIVGMGGCGKTTLAKELYKRKSSSFDGSSFISEVRNVSKKDLPNLYKILVADLLGDLEGFTIDDIILKSKRVLIVLDDIDYEYQLEALMVGKDSLGPGSFIIITTRDKGILKHYDSSIEIYKMKPMGLHDAQQLFSWHAFNKISPEPGFEDLAGKFINACNGLPLTLKDLGGLLRGQGKDFWESQSRIISRLVTKEVKDRLKLSYDALDEERRNIFLDIACFYDGKDKDLTLSVWEQSGWHGDRSLYTLVDKSLVEIDNFNRIRMHIQLRDLGRQIALEEIPCRLFSDEPKKPVEDYPDDQFDTVFQIWISDNEKNPVALKTRGDYIKGEKSDQTRLLKWLVWYDCPQSSIPSGISLENLKILHLRNVFFNKLWLHDAKLPELLEELNILGSIGEFPESIRQLEHLKKIVIDGWPNTSLKTLPEEFCQLKSLKHLTLRWCRTLTSLPRHLGNLSFLRHLDLAFCDRLEELPRSFEQLVNLSYLNFQGCERLLISPHFLGEIRGIEHLNFMDCRNLKVLPAEVPCQEFLRSLNLVGTNLERLPNEVGRLVNLEVLEIGSSYLTDLPISLGNMTNLRTLNLKGCENLKCLPDFLGLRKDLRINVLQAPKDVLGKKVDENMV